A single genomic interval of Prionailurus viverrinus isolate Anna chromosome A2, UM_Priviv_1.0, whole genome shotgun sequence harbors:
- the LOC125160451 gene encoding olfactory receptor 7A10-like, protein MEERNQTCVTQFILLGLSDEGGLQSLLFWVFLSMYLVTFTGNLLMILAIITDPRLHMPMYFFLSNLSFSDICFTSTTVPKMLLNIQTQSKVITYEGCLSQMYFFMLFGVLDNILLTVMAYDRFVAICQPLHYMVIMNPKFCAILLLVCWLLGVFYSLLLDLLILRLSFCTDLEILHFFCELKQVIQLACSDRFLNDLAVYLVSGLLGVVPLTGILFSYSRIVTSILRISSVRGKYKAFSTCGSHLSVVSLFYGTCLGVYLSSAAAQNSRASAIASVMYTVVTPMLNPFIYGLRNRDIKQALRNLFSRETLSACRILCFKIKT, encoded by the coding sequence atggaagaaagaaatcaaacctGTGTCACACAATTTATTCTCCTGGGACTCTCAGATGAAGGGGGGCTGCAGTCACTTCTCTTTTGGGTGTTCCTGTCCATGTACCTGGTCACCTTCACTGGGAACCTGCTCATGATCCTGGCCATTATCACGGACCCCCGCCTCCACAtgcccatgtacttcttcctctccaacctGTCCTTTTCAGACATCTGTTTCACCTCCACCACTGTCCCAaagatgctgctgaacatccagACGCAGAGCAAAGTGATCACCTATGAAGGCTGTCTCAGCCAGATGtactttttcatgctttttggaGTATTAGATAACATACTCTTGAcagtgatggcctatgaccggTTTGTGGCCATCTGTCAGCCACTGCACTACATGGTCATCATGAACCCCAAGTTCTGTGCCATCCTGCTCCTGGTATGCTGGTTATTGGGTGTTTTTTACTCTCTATTACTTGACTTACTGATTTTGCGACTCTCTTTTTGCACAGATCTGGAAATCCttcactttttctgtgaacttaAGCAGGTGATCCAACTTGCTTGCTCTGATAGGTTCCTCAATGACCTGGCAGTGTATTTGGTAAGTGGACTTCTGGGTGTTGTTCCACTCACTGGCATCCTGTTCTCTTACTCTAGAATTGTCACTTCCATTTTGAGAATTTCATCAGTGAGGGGCAAGTATAAAGCATTTTCCACGTGTGGGTCTCACCTCTCAGTGGTCTCTTTGTTCTATGGCACATGCCTTGGGGTGTATCTGAGTTCTGCTGCTGCACAAAACTCCAGGGCAAGTGCCATAGCCTCAGTCATGTACACGGTGGTGACACCCATGTTGAATCCCTTCATCTATGGTCTCAGGAACAGAGACATCAAGCAAGCCCTGAGAAATCTGTTTAGCCGAGAGACATTGTCTGCATGTAGGATTCTTTGTTTCAAGATAAAGACTTGA